One Procambarus clarkii isolate CNS0578487 chromosome 47, FALCON_Pclarkii_2.0, whole genome shotgun sequence genomic window, TATTTGAGAAACAAAACTGAATACCCTGGACACTTGAATTGATAGTTAAGGATAGAGGAATGGAAAGGAAGCAGAGAGTAAATTGGGGAATTATATCAATGAGCAAGAGTGGGAAGTGAGCAAAAGTGAGCAACTTTAGACCCGCTTCCACTGATAAACGACGCTAATATAATCCCATTCAGAGTTGATAGGTGCAAGTGCTTGCGGGTCGTGAATGTTACATCTGATCTGGCTTCTGATACCCACAGGGGAGGACCTGGGGGCTTCAGGACGCGGGCGACACCGACGAAGGGCCTTCCCAGGGCCCCATTTTCACCCTACGTCTCCCACCAACGTCACTACCCAACTAGGGGCCCACGCCTACCTCCCCTGCAGGATTAAAAACCTGGGTAACAAGTCGGTAAGTTCTGCCCTGTAAGCATTCTTCCCCTGGAATATATTTTTACTTCCTTTGTCAcagttaatctctctctctctctctctctctctctttctctctctctctctctgtctctctctctctctctctcttccagcctCCTTCTACAATTATCTCCCAGCACTTAACATATTAACAAAAGTATTGCTGTTTGCTTTTCAACATTAATGTCTTCCTGCTTGCCGCTTATGTACGGGGCGCCGCGGAAATTAAGCTTTAAGTCTTGGTTTTTGCTGTTACATTTCGTAACTAGAGCTTTCTGGGTCGTCTTTTGTAACCTCTTTACTTGCAGCTCTTTAGGTAATCCGGATCCTCGTTCGCTAGAGCGTGATATCCGGATGTGTTGTGATCCTTGCTGAAGTTTCCGGCACTGTGACTGAGTGTGGAGGGTCATGTAAATGGCActaatgttatcttgaggttatcttgagatgatttcggggtttttagtgtccccgcggcccggtcttactTGACCGCGGCCCGGTCTTATGTTACTTGAAGATTCGTGGTATATCGCAGTAATATATTTTATGTTGTCtgtgttcacctaattgtgcttgcgggggttgagatctggctctttggtcccgcctctcaaccgtcaatcaacaggtgtacaggttcctgagcctattgggctctatcatatctacacttgaaactgtgtatggagtcagcctccaccacatcactacctaatgcattccatttgtcaaccactctgacactaaaaaagttctttctaatatctctgtggctcatttgggcactcagtttccacctgtgtccccttgtgtattcACCTCTTCGTGTCTATAGAGTCGAGCATCTGCTTCAAGGCTGTGACTTTTGATTTTGTAttcttttatatttttattatttttttgatatatttttttCTATATTTAAATTTGGAAATGTGTTCGTTCATCTAGTTGGTTCCACTCATATATGACTCAAGACTGCTGTGGTTTCCTAAGACGTTCCTgtgactcatttgtgtttcctgTTTCCAATTATGCTTTCTCGTTCTATTCGAGatattgagatatatacaagagttgttacattcttgtagagccactagtacgcgtagcgtttcgggcaggtccctggaatacgatccccgaagcgaagaatcgttttttcatccaagtacacattttactgttgcgttaaacagaggctacagttaaggaattgcgccctcgtaaatcctccccggccaggatacgaacccacgacatagcgctcgcggaacgccaggcgagtgtcttaccactacaccacggagactggattCCTCTTTTATTGGAACTTTATTTCTATTTTCTACTTTGTCAGTCCGCGTTCGTGCCCTCTACGTTGCTTCTTTCCTCCAGTGCAGTGAGATGTAATTCCCTCCTTTCTTCACTGCTCAGTCCTCTTAGCTCCGGAATGAGATTCGTTTCATAtttttggaccttttctagttttaTTTTGTGTTTCTTTAGGCAGGGGTTCTATGCCTTCCCTTTCATACAATACTGCATATGAGATCTTTTACTCCAATTCCTATCCTCATAATCTTGTATTTTTTAGGATTAAAATCTAatagccatttctcagaccaaCTCTGGAGACTGTCTAGCTTAAAACActccttcacagttctgattctATTCTTTAGCTTAGCATCGCCAATAAACAtttcatgtgtatgtgtgtggggttaTACTGAACTATCTTGACCTATTACGGTACTGAAGAGGATTGAACTTCAGTTCTTGGGCCCCAAGGGCTTGTATTTTGTCGCTTCGCTCTTTCCAGTATATAGATATTACACAATGGATGTTTTccaacactctggacactcttttGCCGTGAGAACTAATGAAGCAAGAACTTCTCGGTGCACCAGTTGCCCTTGCTACCATCCACTCCGAGATATTAATCTGCTCTGTGGTCTTTGATCCAGCTGCTTCACTTGTATTCGACTTCCTCTTAAGCCACTAGAGGACTCACTCAACCTGGCGTATCCGTTTATGCTCGCGTTTCTACAGCATTCCTTGTCTAATCTCTCTTCACCCTTCACTCTACTCTCTGGCGTCCTTCAGTTAGCAGACTCCACTATTATACTTCCGGGTATAACCTtattcaatgaacaaatccacaggggccgtgaagaggattcgaacctgcgtccgggagcatcccagacactgccttaatcgactgagctacgacagggtaaaagggttgaaaccgaagttctactgaacttactggatcccttagcctctccgaggcacaaaccaggcttttacacaatttgatgcatcacgttacacACAAGACTCAAGATctactcaagataactcaagataatgttagtgtgatctctatGTGTAACCTTATTcaacttctctctctccctccgtcaCATCCTCCAGGTGTCGTGGATCAGGAATCGGGACTCGCATATCCTGACGGTCGACCGATACACCTTCATCTCCGACGAGCGGTTCACGTCATGGCACGAAGCGCAGACGCAGACGTGGACGCTACAGGTTCGCTACGTGCAGGAGAGGGACGCTGGCAGCTACGAGTGCCAGGTGTCCACggaacccaaaatgagccacttcgTTCAGCTCAGCGTCATCAGTAAGTTAGACTCAGATGCTGTGATATTGAAATTTGATTTCGGGTTGAAGGTGgtttgttttttaaatttcttgaGGGGTTATTTAGGTCGTCAAATGTGTTATTCACTGCCAATGAGTATACTTCAGTTCTGTATATAGTTACGACAAGAGTAAGCTGTCTTGGTGTTTATACACCCCAAGAAGGGTATTTCCTAACCCTTTCTCGGTGTacatacacttatatatatatatatatatatatatatatatatatatatatatatatatatatatatatatatatataatatatatataaaggactaCAGTATACTTGGTAGTTGGTCAGTAAATTTTTGATGGAGATCTTGGACAAGTTTGATTAATTTTAGGTCCGGGTTAAATTGTTCATTttcaattaattgcaaattattaCCCACAGTGCTTAGTATATTTCCTTTAAAATTATCTCTGCTAATTTCCAggtttaaacaaaaaaaatagttATTTTAAAATGTAAAGTTTACAGAACATTTCAAGTTGAGTAAATAATTTTTGCTTTGGAATTCTCTTCAAATTTTGCTAAAATAAGTTGTGGATACCTAATCTCTGGATCAATTTACCTATTTAAATGTATTTTTTAACTGGTGTTTTTCAAGCAAAATTTCATAAAATACGAATTTTATATTATGTGCACAGGCTGTGAATGTGTATATTTGGTGCACAGGCTGTGAATGTTAATATTTGGTGCACAGGCTGTAAATGTGTAAATTTGGTGCACAGGCTGTGAATGTGTATATTTGGTGCACAGGCTGTAAATgtgaataattggtgcacaaccaATGAACGTGAGTCTTATTGTACTTGGAGTGGCTTGTAGAGCGACAGGCTCGTTGATTACAGGGTTGGCGTTCGATCCCCCCTATTGGCCGAAGCGATTGGGCCCTATTCCTACCTCCCCTCCCCTTTCCTCTATCTATTTCATCTCTTAGTCTGTCCGTATCCTTTCCCTGCGTTATATATACATCTCAGCTTGCTCCTGATTTCCATTTCCTTCGGAGATTCCTGATTGTTATTCCTCTGATTTCCAGCTCCGAGTGTAATCATCGCAGGAGAGGCGGACCTGTACGTCAACATCGGCTCCACCGTTGATATCAGATGTGTGATATCAGACGCCCTTGAGGAGCCCACTTACATCTTCTGGTATCACGTTAGTGTGCTATCTTTTGAGTTGTTCACGGTACTGTATAtcgtatacagtgtgtgtgtgtgtgtgtgtgtgtgtgtgtgtgtgtgtgtgtgtgtgtgtgtgtgtgtgtgtgtgtgtgtgtgtactggtgtgcatGTTCCTTAACGTGAGAAGCATTTTATGAACGTACTTCATTCACTTCACTATTAAATCAATTTGTAATGTCTTAAGCCACATGGTTGATATAACAtgcgaaaggagagagagagagagggttcaATCATCATGTTTACTAACAACTGCAATTCAATTAATAAACATCTGTcaagcatcaccccccccccaacaccttaCTATTATATATGGTGAAGCTGTCACATTACTAGAACACAGGTGTTAAATTGCTAGATTCCTGAACCATTTACCCATGCAAATTATACATAAATCAGTCAAATGGCAAGGTTTCTAAC contains:
- the LOC138350772 gene encoding protein CEPU-1-like — encoded protein: MQVWAVPRAARVALLLLLITSSNVSAPPPADTGEDLGASGRGRHRRRAFPGPHFHPTSPTNVTTQLGAHAYLPCRIKNLGNKSVSWIRNRDSHILTVDRYTFISDERFTSWHEAQTQTWTLQVRYVQERDAGSYECQVSTEPKMSHFVQLSVITPSVIIAGEADLYVNIGSTVDIRCVISDALEEPTYIFWYHGERRVVSTNSDRVLTVKRILPDTSIGTLTIPSVSLADSGNYTCAPASLQMASVILHVLTDEHPAAMQPGTNSGSSSSSSSSSSGSGSSSSSNSVATAASSSSTYSSFVGGVTVAVMTTLTRALGVAT